In Uranotaenia lowii strain MFRU-FL chromosome 2, ASM2978415v1, whole genome shotgun sequence, one genomic interval encodes:
- the LOC129745513 gene encoding apoptosis-resistant E3 ubiquitin protein ligase 1 isoform X1, with amino-acid sequence MKMIVRCVKILLAVGLSLMFTVSLAKLVLCVWSEWFIEHSADYEILYPNGRSAGGSTTGNLGSIPGGDRMGRSSSLVDDWLEQNQLGKYEQLFRDRGISSLSSCGDPERLPELPPGDEQRLQRAALNLQQKLILREWLKEHRLQHHYSRLVSIEVTSLEDVYWLEDSRASQILGKDSSIWSQARQKLPTSKANLEALKADLWSTVVKSSQHQDAWTWGGMLVVSVSVAGLVTLAAMTQPSLAPEARHSLLQYVTGKYLLPANCKVHWDWQDPAIVGGTMCFTVRFHQRNGQAYPICDTDQFFVEVTEGNRKIITISELGSPTDPNNANIAKIKFTVRTAGQYKISVMIGSSHIAGSPFLKTFIPGPMDARRSRLIRPASTVVCCAGAPTFLHIEPRDEHGNTCQFTTECDPIKGYNIEIFDLHGNPSDKHCNAITLSYDKVNARISLTALFPEPVCLRAVISYANHQIPNGDFDIIVLSSSDTTLVHKNIASRKHNICYEAKLFGIFGQQKWSKPRKVLCYVGPKQVTIKEMILKIIPKRIATFRLCPSTKFQFLPPSNIQLNNNHGAIFIIDDGCQPKIELASKDRNVIAATFTHFLLKNIGGSETFKDKQDFFYHEVRLVRKFHSNYYHEKISLKVQRDKILESSMKATKHFSVSDWCGNFEVTFQGEQGIDWGGLRREWFELICSALFDPRGGLFCTFHDKRQALVHPNPNRPAQLKLKYFEFAGKVVGKCLYESALGGTYRQLVRARFSRSFLAQLIGLRVHYKYFEQDDPDLYLSKIKYILDTDLDASDNLELYFVEEIYDTSGQLVKTIELIPNGAKTRVTNATKNQYLDALAQQRLCNSVREEVDSFLKGLNGIIPDNLLSIFDENELELLLCGTGEYSIADFRANHIINGGSPEFRRVLGWFWAAVGNFSQTEMARLLQFTTGCSQLPPGGFQELNPRFQITAAPTFGNLPTAHTCFNQLCLPDYESYEHFERALMFAISEGTEGFGMV; translated from the exons GCATATCGTCACTGTCTAGCTGCGGAGATCCGGAACGACTTCCAGAGCTGCCTCCAGGCGACGAGCAGCGCCTCCAAAGGGCAGCACTTAATCTCCAGCAGAAGCTCATCCTCCGAGAATGGCTCAAGGAACATCGCCTGCAGCATCACTATTCCAG GTTGGTTTCCATCGAGGTCACTTCACTGGAAGATGTCTACTGGTTGGAGGATTCCCGAGCCAGTCAAATCTTGGGCAAGGATTCGTCCATATGGTCCCAGGCCCGGCAAAAGCTGCCCACATCCAAGGCGAACTTGGAAGCCCTCAAAGCCGACCTGTGGTCTACGGTCGTCAAATCCAGCCAACATCAGGACGCCTGGACATGGGGTGGGATGCTGGTTGTGTCGGTCTCGGTGGCCGGTCTGGTAACCCTGGCGGCAATGACCCAACCTTCTTTGGCTCCCGAAGCACGACATTCACTGCTGCAATACGTCACCGGAAAGTATCTGCTTCCGGCTAACTGTAAGGTTCACTGGGACTGGCAGGATCCAGCAATCGTCGGTGGAACCATGTGCTTTACCGTACGTTTTCATCAGCGGAATGGCCAAGCCTATCCCATCTGTGATACCGATCAATTCTTTGTCGAGGTCACCGAAGGCAATCGGAAGATTATCACCATCAGTGAACTTGGTTCTCCGACAGATCCAAATAATGCCAACATTGCCAAGATCAAGTTTACGGTTCGAACTGCCGGTCAGTACAAAATCTCTGTTATGATTGGATCCAGTCACATTGCCGGGTCACCCTTTCTCAAAACATTTATCCCTGGCCCTATGGACGCCCGAAGATCACGACTGATTCGTCCAGCCAGTACGGTTGTTTGCTGTGCCGGTGCTCCAACATTCTTGCACATTGAACCCCGTGATGAACATGGCAACACTTGTCAGTTCACCACTGAATGTGATCCCATAAAGGGGTACAACATCGAAATATTTGATCTACATGGCAACCCTAGTGATAAGCATTGCAATGCAATTACGCTGTCGTACGACAAAGTCAACGCCCGGATCAGCCTCACAGCGCTCTTCCCTGAACCAGTCTGCCTTCGGGCGGTCATAAGCTATGCCAACCACCAGATCCCGAACGGAGATTTCGATATCATTGTTCTGAGCAGCAGTGATACGACCTTAGTACATAAGAATATTGCTTCCAGGAAGCACAACATTTGCTATGAAGCCAAACTTTTTGGAATCTTTGGTCAGCAAAAATGGTCCAAACCTCGCAAGGTGCTATGCTACGTGGGCCCCAAGCAGGTCACGATCAAAGAAATGATCCTGAAAATCATTCCCAAACGGATTGCCACTTTTCGGCTTTGCCCGTCAACAAAGTTCCAGTTTCTGCCACCGTCCAACATTCAGCTGAACAACAACCACGGGGCCATCTTCATCATCGACGATGGCTGCCAGCCCAAGATCGAGCTGGCCTCCAAGGATCGCAACGTGATTGCGGCCACCTTCACACACTTCCTGCTCAAGAACATTGGCGGATCGGAAACGTTCAAGGACAAGCAGGACTTTTTCTACCACGAAGTAAGACTA GTACGAAAATTCCATTCCAACTACTACCATGAGAAGATTTCCCTCAAGGTGCAGCGGGACAAGATTCTCGAGTCCAGCATGAAGGCCACCAAACATTTCTCGGTTTCCGATTGGTGTGGCAACTTTGAGGTTACATTCCAGGGTGAACAAG GTATCGATTGGGGTGGCCTTCGGCGGGAGTGGTTCGAGTTGATCTGCAGTGCCCTGTTCGATCCTCGCGGTGGGCTGTTCTGTACATTCCACGACAAACGGCAAGCCCTGGTTCACCCGAACCCAAACCGACCGGCTCAGCTCAAGCTGAAGTATTTCGAGTTTGCCGGGAAAGTCGTAGGAAAGTGTCTCTATGAAAGTGCACTCGGAGGAACCTACCGGCAGTTGGTGCGAGCTCGTTTCTCCCGATCGTTCCTAGCTCAACTGATCGGTCTGCGAGTGCACTATAAATACTTCGAACAGGACGACCCGGATCTTTATCTTTCCAAAATTAAGTACATTCTGGACACCGATCTGGATGCTAGCGATAATCTAGAGCTGTACTTTGTCGAGGAAATCTACGACACCAGTGGACAGCTGGTCAAGACTATCGAGCTGATCCCGAACGGGGCCAAAACTAGGGTCACCAATGCGACCAAAAACCAGTATTTGGATGCCTTGGCACAGCAGCGACTATGCAATAGTGTACGTGAAGAGGTCGACAGCTTTCTAAAAGGACTGAACGGAATCATTCCGGACAATCTACTCAGCATTTTCGACGAGAATGAACTGGAG CTACTCCTTTGTGGAACTGGTGAATATTCTATTGCCGATTTCCGAGCCAACCACATAATCAATGGAGGATCGCCCGAGTTTCGAAGAGTTCTGGGCTGGTTTTGGGCTGCCGTCGGTAACTTTTCCCAAACCGAAATGGCTCGATTGCTTCAATTCACCACGGGTTGTTCACAGCTTCCTCCTGGCGGGTTTCAG GAATTGAACCCACGGTTCCAAATCACTGCAGCTCCAACGTTTGGTAATCTTCCTACTGCTCATACGTG CTTCAATCAGCTCTGCCTGCCAGATTACGAGAGTTACGAGCACTTTGAGCGGGCCTTGATGTTTGCCATCAGCGAGGGAACCGAAGGATTCGGAATGGTCTAA
- the LOC129745513 gene encoding apoptosis-resistant E3 ubiquitin protein ligase 1 isoform X5, with product MWSPESEISSIAFTTMRHSLSASSGISSLSSCGDPERLPELPPGDEQRLQRAALNLQQKLILREWLKEHRLQHHYSRLVSIEVTSLEDVYWLEDSRASQILGKDSSIWSQARQKLPTSKANLEALKADLWSTVVKSSQHQDAWTWGGMLVVSVSVAGLVTLAAMTQPSLAPEARHSLLQYVTGKYLLPANCKVHWDWQDPAIVGGTMCFTVRFHQRNGQAYPICDTDQFFVEVTEGNRKIITISELGSPTDPNNANIAKIKFTVRTAGQYKISVMIGSSHIAGSPFLKTFIPGPMDARRSRLIRPASTVVCCAGAPTFLHIEPRDEHGNTCQFTTECDPIKGYNIEIFDLHGNPSDKHCNAITLSYDKVNARISLTALFPEPVCLRAVISYANHQIPNGDFDIIVLSSSDTTLVHKNIASRKHNICYEAKLFGIFGQQKWSKPRKVLCYVGPKQVTIKEMILKIIPKRIATFRLCPSTKFQFLPPSNIQLNNNHGAIFIIDDGCQPKIELASKDRNVIAATFTHFLLKNIGGSETFKDKQDFFYHEVRKFHSNYYHEKISLKVQRDKILESSMKATKHFSVSDWCGNFEVTFQGEQGIDWGGLRREWFELICSALFDPRGGLFCTFHDKRQALVHPNPNRPAQLKLKYFEFAGKVVGKCLYESALGGTYRQLVRARFSRSFLAQLIGLRVHYKYFEQDDPDLYLSKIKYILDTDLDASDNLELYFVEEIYDTSGQLVKTIELIPNGAKTRVTNATKNQYLDALAQQRLCNSVREEVDSFLKGLNGIIPDNLLSIFDENELELLLCGTGEYSIADFRANHIINGGSPEFRRVLGWFWAAVGNFSQTEMARLLQFTTGCSQLPPGGFQELNPRFQITAAPTFGNLPTAHTCFNQLCLPDYESYEHFERALMFAISEGTEGFGMV from the exons GCATATCGTCACTGTCTAGCTGCGGAGATCCGGAACGACTTCCAGAGCTGCCTCCAGGCGACGAGCAGCGCCTCCAAAGGGCAGCACTTAATCTCCAGCAGAAGCTCATCCTCCGAGAATGGCTCAAGGAACATCGCCTGCAGCATCACTATTCCAG GTTGGTTTCCATCGAGGTCACTTCACTGGAAGATGTCTACTGGTTGGAGGATTCCCGAGCCAGTCAAATCTTGGGCAAGGATTCGTCCATATGGTCCCAGGCCCGGCAAAAGCTGCCCACATCCAAGGCGAACTTGGAAGCCCTCAAAGCCGACCTGTGGTCTACGGTCGTCAAATCCAGCCAACATCAGGACGCCTGGACATGGGGTGGGATGCTGGTTGTGTCGGTCTCGGTGGCCGGTCTGGTAACCCTGGCGGCAATGACCCAACCTTCTTTGGCTCCCGAAGCACGACATTCACTGCTGCAATACGTCACCGGAAAGTATCTGCTTCCGGCTAACTGTAAGGTTCACTGGGACTGGCAGGATCCAGCAATCGTCGGTGGAACCATGTGCTTTACCGTACGTTTTCATCAGCGGAATGGCCAAGCCTATCCCATCTGTGATACCGATCAATTCTTTGTCGAGGTCACCGAAGGCAATCGGAAGATTATCACCATCAGTGAACTTGGTTCTCCGACAGATCCAAATAATGCCAACATTGCCAAGATCAAGTTTACGGTTCGAACTGCCGGTCAGTACAAAATCTCTGTTATGATTGGATCCAGTCACATTGCCGGGTCACCCTTTCTCAAAACATTTATCCCTGGCCCTATGGACGCCCGAAGATCACGACTGATTCGTCCAGCCAGTACGGTTGTTTGCTGTGCCGGTGCTCCAACATTCTTGCACATTGAACCCCGTGATGAACATGGCAACACTTGTCAGTTCACCACTGAATGTGATCCCATAAAGGGGTACAACATCGAAATATTTGATCTACATGGCAACCCTAGTGATAAGCATTGCAATGCAATTACGCTGTCGTACGACAAAGTCAACGCCCGGATCAGCCTCACAGCGCTCTTCCCTGAACCAGTCTGCCTTCGGGCGGTCATAAGCTATGCCAACCACCAGATCCCGAACGGAGATTTCGATATCATTGTTCTGAGCAGCAGTGATACGACCTTAGTACATAAGAATATTGCTTCCAGGAAGCACAACATTTGCTATGAAGCCAAACTTTTTGGAATCTTTGGTCAGCAAAAATGGTCCAAACCTCGCAAGGTGCTATGCTACGTGGGCCCCAAGCAGGTCACGATCAAAGAAATGATCCTGAAAATCATTCCCAAACGGATTGCCACTTTTCGGCTTTGCCCGTCAACAAAGTTCCAGTTTCTGCCACCGTCCAACATTCAGCTGAACAACAACCACGGGGCCATCTTCATCATCGACGATGGCTGCCAGCCCAAGATCGAGCTGGCCTCCAAGGATCGCAACGTGATTGCGGCCACCTTCACACACTTCCTGCTCAAGAACATTGGCGGATCGGAAACGTTCAAGGACAAGCAGGACTTTTTCTACCACGAA GTACGAAAATTCCATTCCAACTACTACCATGAGAAGATTTCCCTCAAGGTGCAGCGGGACAAGATTCTCGAGTCCAGCATGAAGGCCACCAAACATTTCTCGGTTTCCGATTGGTGTGGCAACTTTGAGGTTACATTCCAGGGTGAACAAG GTATCGATTGGGGTGGCCTTCGGCGGGAGTGGTTCGAGTTGATCTGCAGTGCCCTGTTCGATCCTCGCGGTGGGCTGTTCTGTACATTCCACGACAAACGGCAAGCCCTGGTTCACCCGAACCCAAACCGACCGGCTCAGCTCAAGCTGAAGTATTTCGAGTTTGCCGGGAAAGTCGTAGGAAAGTGTCTCTATGAAAGTGCACTCGGAGGAACCTACCGGCAGTTGGTGCGAGCTCGTTTCTCCCGATCGTTCCTAGCTCAACTGATCGGTCTGCGAGTGCACTATAAATACTTCGAACAGGACGACCCGGATCTTTATCTTTCCAAAATTAAGTACATTCTGGACACCGATCTGGATGCTAGCGATAATCTAGAGCTGTACTTTGTCGAGGAAATCTACGACACCAGTGGACAGCTGGTCAAGACTATCGAGCTGATCCCGAACGGGGCCAAAACTAGGGTCACCAATGCGACCAAAAACCAGTATTTGGATGCCTTGGCACAGCAGCGACTATGCAATAGTGTACGTGAAGAGGTCGACAGCTTTCTAAAAGGACTGAACGGAATCATTCCGGACAATCTACTCAGCATTTTCGACGAGAATGAACTGGAG CTACTCCTTTGTGGAACTGGTGAATATTCTATTGCCGATTTCCGAGCCAACCACATAATCAATGGAGGATCGCCCGAGTTTCGAAGAGTTCTGGGCTGGTTTTGGGCTGCCGTCGGTAACTTTTCCCAAACCGAAATGGCTCGATTGCTTCAATTCACCACGGGTTGTTCACAGCTTCCTCCTGGCGGGTTTCAG GAATTGAACCCACGGTTCCAAATCACTGCAGCTCCAACGTTTGGTAATCTTCCTACTGCTCATACGTG CTTCAATCAGCTCTGCCTGCCAGATTACGAGAGTTACGAGCACTTTGAGCGGGCCTTGATGTTTGCCATCAGCGAGGGAACCGAAGGATTCGGAATGGTCTAA
- the LOC129745513 gene encoding apoptosis-resistant E3 ubiquitin protein ligase 1 isoform X2, giving the protein MKMIVRCVKILLAVGLSLMFTVSLAKLVLCVWSEWFIEHSADYEILYPNGRSAGGSTTGNLGSIPGGDRMGRSSSLVDDWLEQNQLGKYEQLFRDRGISSLSSCGDPERLPELPPGDEQRLQRAALNLQQKLILREWLKEHRLQHHYSRLVSIEVTSLEDVYWLEDSRASQILGKDSSIWSQARQKLPTSKANLEALKADLWSTVVKSSQHQDAWTWGGMLVVSVSVAGLVTLAAMTQPSLAPEARHSLLQYVTGKYLLPANCKVHWDWQDPAIVGGTMCFTVRFHQRNGQAYPICDTDQFFVEVTEGNRKIITISELGSPTDPNNANIAKIKFTVRTAGQYKISVMIGSSHIAGSPFLKTFIPGPMDARRSRLIRPASTVVCCAGAPTFLHIEPRDEHGNTCQFTTECDPIKGYNIEIFDLHGNPSDKHCNAITLSYDKVNARISLTALFPEPVCLRAVISYANHQIPNGDFDIIVLSSSDTTLVHKNIASRKHNICYEAKLFGIFGQQKWSKPRKVLCYVGPKQVTIKEMILKIIPKRIATFRLCPSTKFQFLPPSNIQLNNNHGAIFIIDDGCQPKIELASKDRNVIAATFTHFLLKNIGGSETFKDKQDFFYHEVRKFHSNYYHEKISLKVQRDKILESSMKATKHFSVSDWCGNFEVTFQGEQGIDWGGLRREWFELICSALFDPRGGLFCTFHDKRQALVHPNPNRPAQLKLKYFEFAGKVVGKCLYESALGGTYRQLVRARFSRSFLAQLIGLRVHYKYFEQDDPDLYLSKIKYILDTDLDASDNLELYFVEEIYDTSGQLVKTIELIPNGAKTRVTNATKNQYLDALAQQRLCNSVREEVDSFLKGLNGIIPDNLLSIFDENELELLLCGTGEYSIADFRANHIINGGSPEFRRVLGWFWAAVGNFSQTEMARLLQFTTGCSQLPPGGFQELNPRFQITAAPTFGNLPTAHTCFNQLCLPDYESYEHFERALMFAISEGTEGFGMV; this is encoded by the exons GCATATCGTCACTGTCTAGCTGCGGAGATCCGGAACGACTTCCAGAGCTGCCTCCAGGCGACGAGCAGCGCCTCCAAAGGGCAGCACTTAATCTCCAGCAGAAGCTCATCCTCCGAGAATGGCTCAAGGAACATCGCCTGCAGCATCACTATTCCAG GTTGGTTTCCATCGAGGTCACTTCACTGGAAGATGTCTACTGGTTGGAGGATTCCCGAGCCAGTCAAATCTTGGGCAAGGATTCGTCCATATGGTCCCAGGCCCGGCAAAAGCTGCCCACATCCAAGGCGAACTTGGAAGCCCTCAAAGCCGACCTGTGGTCTACGGTCGTCAAATCCAGCCAACATCAGGACGCCTGGACATGGGGTGGGATGCTGGTTGTGTCGGTCTCGGTGGCCGGTCTGGTAACCCTGGCGGCAATGACCCAACCTTCTTTGGCTCCCGAAGCACGACATTCACTGCTGCAATACGTCACCGGAAAGTATCTGCTTCCGGCTAACTGTAAGGTTCACTGGGACTGGCAGGATCCAGCAATCGTCGGTGGAACCATGTGCTTTACCGTACGTTTTCATCAGCGGAATGGCCAAGCCTATCCCATCTGTGATACCGATCAATTCTTTGTCGAGGTCACCGAAGGCAATCGGAAGATTATCACCATCAGTGAACTTGGTTCTCCGACAGATCCAAATAATGCCAACATTGCCAAGATCAAGTTTACGGTTCGAACTGCCGGTCAGTACAAAATCTCTGTTATGATTGGATCCAGTCACATTGCCGGGTCACCCTTTCTCAAAACATTTATCCCTGGCCCTATGGACGCCCGAAGATCACGACTGATTCGTCCAGCCAGTACGGTTGTTTGCTGTGCCGGTGCTCCAACATTCTTGCACATTGAACCCCGTGATGAACATGGCAACACTTGTCAGTTCACCACTGAATGTGATCCCATAAAGGGGTACAACATCGAAATATTTGATCTACATGGCAACCCTAGTGATAAGCATTGCAATGCAATTACGCTGTCGTACGACAAAGTCAACGCCCGGATCAGCCTCACAGCGCTCTTCCCTGAACCAGTCTGCCTTCGGGCGGTCATAAGCTATGCCAACCACCAGATCCCGAACGGAGATTTCGATATCATTGTTCTGAGCAGCAGTGATACGACCTTAGTACATAAGAATATTGCTTCCAGGAAGCACAACATTTGCTATGAAGCCAAACTTTTTGGAATCTTTGGTCAGCAAAAATGGTCCAAACCTCGCAAGGTGCTATGCTACGTGGGCCCCAAGCAGGTCACGATCAAAGAAATGATCCTGAAAATCATTCCCAAACGGATTGCCACTTTTCGGCTTTGCCCGTCAACAAAGTTCCAGTTTCTGCCACCGTCCAACATTCAGCTGAACAACAACCACGGGGCCATCTTCATCATCGACGATGGCTGCCAGCCCAAGATCGAGCTGGCCTCCAAGGATCGCAACGTGATTGCGGCCACCTTCACACACTTCCTGCTCAAGAACATTGGCGGATCGGAAACGTTCAAGGACAAGCAGGACTTTTTCTACCACGAA GTACGAAAATTCCATTCCAACTACTACCATGAGAAGATTTCCCTCAAGGTGCAGCGGGACAAGATTCTCGAGTCCAGCATGAAGGCCACCAAACATTTCTCGGTTTCCGATTGGTGTGGCAACTTTGAGGTTACATTCCAGGGTGAACAAG GTATCGATTGGGGTGGCCTTCGGCGGGAGTGGTTCGAGTTGATCTGCAGTGCCCTGTTCGATCCTCGCGGTGGGCTGTTCTGTACATTCCACGACAAACGGCAAGCCCTGGTTCACCCGAACCCAAACCGACCGGCTCAGCTCAAGCTGAAGTATTTCGAGTTTGCCGGGAAAGTCGTAGGAAAGTGTCTCTATGAAAGTGCACTCGGAGGAACCTACCGGCAGTTGGTGCGAGCTCGTTTCTCCCGATCGTTCCTAGCTCAACTGATCGGTCTGCGAGTGCACTATAAATACTTCGAACAGGACGACCCGGATCTTTATCTTTCCAAAATTAAGTACATTCTGGACACCGATCTGGATGCTAGCGATAATCTAGAGCTGTACTTTGTCGAGGAAATCTACGACACCAGTGGACAGCTGGTCAAGACTATCGAGCTGATCCCGAACGGGGCCAAAACTAGGGTCACCAATGCGACCAAAAACCAGTATTTGGATGCCTTGGCACAGCAGCGACTATGCAATAGTGTACGTGAAGAGGTCGACAGCTTTCTAAAAGGACTGAACGGAATCATTCCGGACAATCTACTCAGCATTTTCGACGAGAATGAACTGGAG CTACTCCTTTGTGGAACTGGTGAATATTCTATTGCCGATTTCCGAGCCAACCACATAATCAATGGAGGATCGCCCGAGTTTCGAAGAGTTCTGGGCTGGTTTTGGGCTGCCGTCGGTAACTTTTCCCAAACCGAAATGGCTCGATTGCTTCAATTCACCACGGGTTGTTCACAGCTTCCTCCTGGCGGGTTTCAG GAATTGAACCCACGGTTCCAAATCACTGCAGCTCCAACGTTTGGTAATCTTCCTACTGCTCATACGTG CTTCAATCAGCTCTGCCTGCCAGATTACGAGAGTTACGAGCACTTTGAGCGGGCCTTGATGTTTGCCATCAGCGAGGGAACCGAAGGATTCGGAATGGTCTAA
- the LOC129745513 gene encoding apoptosis-resistant E3 ubiquitin protein ligase 1 isoform X4, whose product MWSPESEISSIAFTTMRHSLSASSGISSLSSCGDPERLPELPPGDEQRLQRAALNLQQKLILREWLKEHRLQHHYSRLVSIEVTSLEDVYWLEDSRASQILGKDSSIWSQARQKLPTSKANLEALKADLWSTVVKSSQHQDAWTWGGMLVVSVSVAGLVTLAAMTQPSLAPEARHSLLQYVTGKYLLPANCKVHWDWQDPAIVGGTMCFTVRFHQRNGQAYPICDTDQFFVEVTEGNRKIITISELGSPTDPNNANIAKIKFTVRTAGQYKISVMIGSSHIAGSPFLKTFIPGPMDARRSRLIRPASTVVCCAGAPTFLHIEPRDEHGNTCQFTTECDPIKGYNIEIFDLHGNPSDKHCNAITLSYDKVNARISLTALFPEPVCLRAVISYANHQIPNGDFDIIVLSSSDTTLVHKNIASRKHNICYEAKLFGIFGQQKWSKPRKVLCYVGPKQVTIKEMILKIIPKRIATFRLCPSTKFQFLPPSNIQLNNNHGAIFIIDDGCQPKIELASKDRNVIAATFTHFLLKNIGGSETFKDKQDFFYHEVRLVRKFHSNYYHEKISLKVQRDKILESSMKATKHFSVSDWCGNFEVTFQGEQGIDWGGLRREWFELICSALFDPRGGLFCTFHDKRQALVHPNPNRPAQLKLKYFEFAGKVVGKCLYESALGGTYRQLVRARFSRSFLAQLIGLRVHYKYFEQDDPDLYLSKIKYILDTDLDASDNLELYFVEEIYDTSGQLVKTIELIPNGAKTRVTNATKNQYLDALAQQRLCNSVREEVDSFLKGLNGIIPDNLLSIFDENELELLLCGTGEYSIADFRANHIINGGSPEFRRVLGWFWAAVGNFSQTEMARLLQFTTGCSQLPPGGFQELNPRFQITAAPTFGNLPTAHTCFNQLCLPDYESYEHFERALMFAISEGTEGFGMV is encoded by the exons GCATATCGTCACTGTCTAGCTGCGGAGATCCGGAACGACTTCCAGAGCTGCCTCCAGGCGACGAGCAGCGCCTCCAAAGGGCAGCACTTAATCTCCAGCAGAAGCTCATCCTCCGAGAATGGCTCAAGGAACATCGCCTGCAGCATCACTATTCCAG GTTGGTTTCCATCGAGGTCACTTCACTGGAAGATGTCTACTGGTTGGAGGATTCCCGAGCCAGTCAAATCTTGGGCAAGGATTCGTCCATATGGTCCCAGGCCCGGCAAAAGCTGCCCACATCCAAGGCGAACTTGGAAGCCCTCAAAGCCGACCTGTGGTCTACGGTCGTCAAATCCAGCCAACATCAGGACGCCTGGACATGGGGTGGGATGCTGGTTGTGTCGGTCTCGGTGGCCGGTCTGGTAACCCTGGCGGCAATGACCCAACCTTCTTTGGCTCCCGAAGCACGACATTCACTGCTGCAATACGTCACCGGAAAGTATCTGCTTCCGGCTAACTGTAAGGTTCACTGGGACTGGCAGGATCCAGCAATCGTCGGTGGAACCATGTGCTTTACCGTACGTTTTCATCAGCGGAATGGCCAAGCCTATCCCATCTGTGATACCGATCAATTCTTTGTCGAGGTCACCGAAGGCAATCGGAAGATTATCACCATCAGTGAACTTGGTTCTCCGACAGATCCAAATAATGCCAACATTGCCAAGATCAAGTTTACGGTTCGAACTGCCGGTCAGTACAAAATCTCTGTTATGATTGGATCCAGTCACATTGCCGGGTCACCCTTTCTCAAAACATTTATCCCTGGCCCTATGGACGCCCGAAGATCACGACTGATTCGTCCAGCCAGTACGGTTGTTTGCTGTGCCGGTGCTCCAACATTCTTGCACATTGAACCCCGTGATGAACATGGCAACACTTGTCAGTTCACCACTGAATGTGATCCCATAAAGGGGTACAACATCGAAATATTTGATCTACATGGCAACCCTAGTGATAAGCATTGCAATGCAATTACGCTGTCGTACGACAAAGTCAACGCCCGGATCAGCCTCACAGCGCTCTTCCCTGAACCAGTCTGCCTTCGGGCGGTCATAAGCTATGCCAACCACCAGATCCCGAACGGAGATTTCGATATCATTGTTCTGAGCAGCAGTGATACGACCTTAGTACATAAGAATATTGCTTCCAGGAAGCACAACATTTGCTATGAAGCCAAACTTTTTGGAATCTTTGGTCAGCAAAAATGGTCCAAACCTCGCAAGGTGCTATGCTACGTGGGCCCCAAGCAGGTCACGATCAAAGAAATGATCCTGAAAATCATTCCCAAACGGATTGCCACTTTTCGGCTTTGCCCGTCAACAAAGTTCCAGTTTCTGCCACCGTCCAACATTCAGCTGAACAACAACCACGGGGCCATCTTCATCATCGACGATGGCTGCCAGCCCAAGATCGAGCTGGCCTCCAAGGATCGCAACGTGATTGCGGCCACCTTCACACACTTCCTGCTCAAGAACATTGGCGGATCGGAAACGTTCAAGGACAAGCAGGACTTTTTCTACCACGAAGTAAGACTA GTACGAAAATTCCATTCCAACTACTACCATGAGAAGATTTCCCTCAAGGTGCAGCGGGACAAGATTCTCGAGTCCAGCATGAAGGCCACCAAACATTTCTCGGTTTCCGATTGGTGTGGCAACTTTGAGGTTACATTCCAGGGTGAACAAG GTATCGATTGGGGTGGCCTTCGGCGGGAGTGGTTCGAGTTGATCTGCAGTGCCCTGTTCGATCCTCGCGGTGGGCTGTTCTGTACATTCCACGACAAACGGCAAGCCCTGGTTCACCCGAACCCAAACCGACCGGCTCAGCTCAAGCTGAAGTATTTCGAGTTTGCCGGGAAAGTCGTAGGAAAGTGTCTCTATGAAAGTGCACTCGGAGGAACCTACCGGCAGTTGGTGCGAGCTCGTTTCTCCCGATCGTTCCTAGCTCAACTGATCGGTCTGCGAGTGCACTATAAATACTTCGAACAGGACGACCCGGATCTTTATCTTTCCAAAATTAAGTACATTCTGGACACCGATCTGGATGCTAGCGATAATCTAGAGCTGTACTTTGTCGAGGAAATCTACGACACCAGTGGACAGCTGGTCAAGACTATCGAGCTGATCCCGAACGGGGCCAAAACTAGGGTCACCAATGCGACCAAAAACCAGTATTTGGATGCCTTGGCACAGCAGCGACTATGCAATAGTGTACGTGAAGAGGTCGACAGCTTTCTAAAAGGACTGAACGGAATCATTCCGGACAATCTACTCAGCATTTTCGACGAGAATGAACTGGAG CTACTCCTTTGTGGAACTGGTGAATATTCTATTGCCGATTTCCGAGCCAACCACATAATCAATGGAGGATCGCCCGAGTTTCGAAGAGTTCTGGGCTGGTTTTGGGCTGCCGTCGGTAACTTTTCCCAAACCGAAATGGCTCGATTGCTTCAATTCACCACGGGTTGTTCACAGCTTCCTCCTGGCGGGTTTCAG GAATTGAACCCACGGTTCCAAATCACTGCAGCTCCAACGTTTGGTAATCTTCCTACTGCTCATACGTG CTTCAATCAGCTCTGCCTGCCAGATTACGAGAGTTACGAGCACTTTGAGCGGGCCTTGATGTTTGCCATCAGCGAGGGAACCGAAGGATTCGGAATGGTCTAA